From the genome of Thermodesulfobacteriota bacterium, one region includes:
- a CDS encoding response regulator → MAFNVLIVDDSMAMRSVIRKVISISGFDVGTFFEAGNGKEALEVLNGQWIDLVLSDINMPEMDGLTFVKKMREHEIYKNIPVVMITTEGSQACIDEAMSLGVKGYIQKPFMPEVIKEKLEEIMEKAR, encoded by the coding sequence ATGGCCTTTAATGTCTTAATAGTCGATGACTCTATGGCCATGCGCAGCGTTATACGCAAGGTCATCTCGATTTCCGGCTTCGATGTCGGGACCTTTTTTGAGGCCGGCAATGGAAAAGAAGCGCTCGAAGTTCTTAACGGGCAGTGGATAGACCTGGTTCTAAGTGATATTAATATGCCGGAGATGGATGGCCTCACCTTTGTAAAAAAGATGAGAGAGCATGAGATCTATAAAAACATCCCGGTAGTTATGATAACCACCGAAGGCTCCCAGGCCTGTATAGATGAAGCCATGTCTTTGGGGGTTAAGGGGTATATCCAGAAGCCGTTTATGCCTGAGGTAATCAAGGAAAAACTCGA